The Drosophila teissieri strain GT53w chromosome X, Prin_Dtei_1.1, whole genome shotgun sequence genome has a segment encoding these proteins:
- the LOC122623539 gene encoding ral GTPase-activating protein subunit beta isoform X4, with amino-acid sequence MYSEWASLSAQITANSCGAQCFSVLNKFPASAGREVVVSVVKQLGTNLGITQNAEPSHLVKDEEVKWCMDVICFGLSLPLQEHETIKDCVNVYCEWLTALHPQPRISVPKPICEDANLYARQIINHFHNLFVPRQGESADTIKRQAVLCHRVLRTLQQTAQISQLMDRQTWDTLLLFLLAINEILLAPPTVKDDVGDQLCERVLSVLFEVWLLACVRSFPSPSMWKTLQESCAMWRHRVALVDQWNRVNLALTARLLEFSYGPAFPQLKNADEDGQLIPIGMSNDCVAQTWYRFLRMIGNPTALCSPHIISKSSHFVQWALTHEKGAETHQHPCLQQLPQIFLNAMKGISSQVDAFLGVYQPPPQQTEGVVTNLLEIRHSLNEATSSTLQQFIHSSSATNIANHNQQNQPSHHHHYLHYPHLHLHGAGSFLRDNFMSNSASSALNAIMGHHGGHHHHHQHQQQQQQQQPQLQISASPTSSLATGGSAAVGSTSAGGSHSAGVVGSISFVAAESPGIAGQATASATPTPPLQRRLAKSFSVAPTITQQKGLSKTSLIGLTGGGGARNAISSSANTTAGSTGPGSGLEGSATAPAPTTPTSTSGPPSASSSINSLPLTSMGAGVELAVARPKCNSILHVFHEWLFEAAHIGGDTWRQNRKKQACEASKRPSSMIMEHRKGSISLSQPNSLNDPQSLPPTLTIDKYESGRAEAIGTLCKIFCAKKTGEEILPVYLARFYMALQQCLKITESRECDETLASILLHSSDLFRLDLDGINVLLPGFIAALEIVLPDKDLKLKTQSMVFNRTELRRSAINILLSIMVLPLHYQTLPIRDLTCETSEKMFTFIQLKSRLMNILMNALQVETDAQNTHMLLGGLLLCVQDAVTFEETELGGGNANLSHNSSGVQHHDANLLSSDNAHALFVRATYLVCHRLISSWKTDLNVSLAALELLSGLARLHIRETDTLVKIYEASQNLTIISSDALECKRAVKWICDYICYQCSRPPPAHSKDLHSTIVAAFQCTAAWLMQHPYLLQDKDCLQTVLEVVELGISGTKSQSKGTDIPKFKDEKELKPASMRVRDAAENLLTIILEQVGYFPSECGPESISSLLDELALMKHCNSLVPAAAASSEQAIAKFKYFVTENSTILALLEEPLGNDQDPQPTVTLLIRGPFGRHAWTMQLRHLPRSKSGIKYHAVNPGRPIPMNDVMQRLDSEQKNFPDGVDKVQPCVADYSIPTIEQMREQYGTAGIRELESMLENQSIHEKLAWAEADTSADSLSHAQECVPPAVCHEFHAARLFLSHFGFLGFETRNPQNPAEALGNPPQRPLIVLDTKSTAFAADLDRLDKLSARTHDSVYVFYVKSGQTSAQQIIGNMAEEQSASHDPHFASMLQTLGWPVQIAEHSGWTGFAHNSWSLKGTPEEQLKSTASELNYNGSQRVLYWADVSSEIAFVVPTTWNLRYNSDTSDSGSISSTDQIGSSNVWARGEADSATGLAKSKSRNLSLELDTNRRDVKEPVPPTRRKGNVTKPTLLAQAPAKIFLVWLESYEDYLNFPLEDLLAYTRTGEELHTQQLPRASDCHVIFVHSLLSGLLRVKLQGPPGRMSFATPLVDGMVLSRRVVGNLVRQTALNISRRRRLDNDNYQPPHVRRRLKVQDIVQKYKMDLSEAELLAHLFQRAI; translated from the exons ATGTACTCCGAGTGGGCCTCGCTGTCCGCCCAAATCACAGCCAACAGCTGCGGCGCCCAGTGCTTCAGTGTCCTCAACAAATTCCCCGCCTCCGCCGGACGCGAGGTGGTCGTCTCTGTGGTCAAGCAGCTGGGCACCAACCTGGGCATCACCCAGAACGCAGAGCCCAGTCACCTGGTCAAGGACGAGGAG GTGAAATGGTGCATGGACGTGATCTGCTTCGGACTTTCGCTTCCGCTGCAGGAGCACGAGACGATCAAGGACTGCGTGAATGTGTACTGCGAGTGGCTGACGGCGCTGCATCCGCAGCCCAGGATCAGTGTGCCGAAGCCGATCTGCGAGGATGCCAACCTATATGCCCGCCAGATCATCAACCACTTTCACAACCTGTTTGTGCCGCGCCAGGGCGAAA GTGCAGATACAATTAAACGGCAGGCAGTGCTCTGCCATCGGGTGCTCCGAACCCTGCAGCAAACTGCGCAGATATCGCAGCTGATGGACCGGCAGACCTGGGATACGCTGCTCCTCTTTCTGCTGGCCATCAATGAGATCCTGCTGGCGCCGCCCACCGTCAAGGACGATGTGGGCGATCAGCTGTGCGAGCGAGTGCTCTCCGTGCTCTTCGAGGTGTGGCTGCTGGCCTGCGTTCGCAGTTTTCCCTCACCGTCGATGTGGAAGACGCTGCAGGAGTCGTGCGCCATGTGGCGCCACCGCGTGGCCCTCGTGGATCAATGGAATCGCGTGAACTTGGCCCTAACCGCTCGTCTGCTGGAGTTCAGCTATGGTCCTGCGTTTCCACAGCTCAAGAATG CCGACGAGGATGGCCAGCTGATACCAATTGGCATGTCCAACGACTGTGTGGCCCAGACGTGGTACCGCTTCCTGCGGATGATTGGCAATCCCACGGCCCTCTGTTCGCCACACATCATCAGCAAGTCATCGCACTTTGTGCAGTGGGCCTTGACGCACGAAAAGGGCGCTGAGACGCATCAGCATCCTTGCCTGCAACAACTGCCGCAGATCTTCCTCAATGCCATGAAGGGCATTTCCAGTCAGGTGGACGCTTTTCTAG gcGTTTAtcagccgccgccgcagcaaACGGAGGGCGTGGTAACGAATCTGCTGGAAATCCGGCACTCGCTCAACGAGGCCACCTCCTCGACGCTGCAGCAGTTCATCCACTCCAGTAGCGCCACGAATATTGCGAATCACAATCAGCAGAATCAGCCTAGCCATCACCATCATTACCTCCACTAtccgcatttgcatttacacGGTGCCGGTAGCTTTCTGCGCGACAATTTCATGAGCAACTCGGCCAGCTCCGCCCTGAACGCCATCATGGGTCACCATGgcggccaccaccaccaccaccaacatcagcagcaacagcagcagcagcagccgcagctcCAGATCAGTGCCTCGCCCACCAGCAGTCTGGCGACGGGCGGCAGCGCCGCCGTGGGCAGCACCAGTGCCGGAGGCAGTCACTCCGCCGGAGTCGTGGGCAGCATCTCCTTTGTCGCCGCTGAATCGCCGGGCATCGCCGGTCAGGCGACCGcctcagccacgcccacaccgccACTCCAGCGGCGTCTGGCCAAAAGCTTCAGCGTAGCGCCCACCATCACACAACAGAAGG GCTTGAGCAAGACCTCGCTTATTGGCCTcaccggcggcggcggtgcaCGCAACGCgatcagcagcagcgccaacaCCACCGCCGGCAGCACGGGACCGGGATCGGGGCTCGAGGGATCCGCCACTGCTCCGGCGCCCACAACTCCCACGTCCACGTCGGGTCCGCCGTcggcgagcagcagcatcaact CTCTGCCGCTGACTTCAATGGGAGCGGGTGTCGAGCTGGCCGTGGCCAGACCCAAGTGCAACAGCATTCTCCACGTATTCCACGAGTGGCTCTTCGAGGCGGCGCACATCGGAGGCGACACTTGGCGGCAGAACCGTAAAA AACAAGCATGCGAGGCCAGTAAGCGGCCATCGTCGATGATCATGGAGCACCGCAAGGGATCGATATCGTTGTCGCAGCCCAACTCCCTGAACGATCCGCAATCGTTGCCGCCCACGCTGACCATCGATAAGTACGAGTCCGGGCGAGCGGAGGCCATTGGCACGCTGTGCAAGATCTTCTGCGCGAAGAAGACGGGCGAGGAGATCCTGCCGGTCTATTTGGCCCGCTTCTACATGGCCCTGCAGCAGTGCCTGAAGATCACCGAGTCGCGGGAGTGCGACGAGACGTTGGCCAGCATACTGCTGCACTCGAGCGACCTGTTTCGCCTGGACCTGGATGGGATTAATGTGCTGCTGCCGGGCTTCATTGCCGCCTTGGAGATCGTACTGCCCGACAAGGACCTCAAGCTGAAGACCCAATCGATGGTCTTCAATCGCACCGAGCTGCGCCGCTCGGCGATCAACATACTGCTGTCCATCATGGTGCTGCCCTTGCACTACCAAACGCTGCCCATCCGGGATCTGACCTGTGAGACCAGCGAGAA AATGTTTACGTTCATCCAACTGAAGTCGCGACTCATGAACATCCTGATGAATGCCCTGCAGGTGGAAACGGATGCCCAAAACACGCACATGCTCCTGGGCGGCCTGCTGCTGTGCGTGCAGGACGCCGTCACCTTCGAGGAGACGGAACTGGGCGGCGGCAATGCGAATCTCTCGCACAACTCCAGTGGTGTGCAGCACCACGACGCCAATCTACTGAGTTCGG ATAATGCCCATGCCCTGTTTGTGCGCGCCACGTATTTGGTGTGCCATCGACTGATCTCGTCGTGGAAGACGGATCTGAATGTCTCGCTGGCCGCCTTGGAGCTGCTGTCTGGCCTGGCCAGGTTACATATCCGGGAAACAG ACACCTTAGTGAAAATATACGAAGCTAGTCAGAATCTAACGATAATCTCCTCAGACGCTCTAGAGTGCAAGCGGGCCGTGAAGTGGATCTGTGACTATATCTGCTACCAGTGCTCCCGTCCGCCGCCGGCGCACAGCAAGGATCTGCACAGCACCATTGTGGCGGCCTTCCAGTGCACCGCCGCCTGGCTGATGCAGCATCCGTATTTGCTGCAGGACAAGGATTGCCTGCAAACGGTCCTCGAGGTGGTGGAGCTGGGCATTTCGGGCACCAAGAGCCAGAGCAAGGGCACCGATATACCCAAGTTCAAGGACGAGAAGGAGCTAAAGCCCGCCTCGATGAGAGTGCGCGATGCTGCTGAGAATCTGCTCACCATCATACTGGAGCAAGTGGGCTACTTCCCCAGCGAGTGCGGCCCGGAGTCCATATCATCGCTGTTGGACGAGCTGGCGCTGATGAAGCACTGCAACTCCCTGGtgccggcggcggcggccagcaGTGAGCAGGCCATTGCCAAGTTCAAGTACTTCGTCACCGAGAACTCCACCATATTGGCGCTGCTCGAGGAGCCGCTGGGCAATGACCAGGATCCGCAGCCCACAGTGACAT TGCTCATACGCGGTCCGTTTGGCCGACATGCGTGGACCATGCAGCTGCGCCATCTGCCTCGCAGCAAGTCTGGGATTAAGTACCATGCCGTGAATCCTGGCCGGCCCATACCCATGAACGATGTGATGCAGCGGCTGGATAGCGAGCAAAAGAACTTCCCCGACGGCGTGGACAAAGTGCAGCCATGTGTGGCCGACTACTCCATACCGACCATCGAACAAATGCGCGAGCAGTACGGCACTGCCGGCATACGGGAGCTGGAGTCGATGCTGGAGAATCAGAGCATCCACGAGAAACTGGCCTGGGCGGAGGCGGACACCAGTGCGGATAGTTTGTCGCACGCCCAGGAATGTGTGCCGCCAGCGGTGTGCCACGAGTTCCATGCGGCGCGTCTCTTCCTCTCGCACTTTGGGTTCCTGGGATTCGAGACGCGGAATCCACAAAATCCAGCCGAAGCACTGGGCAATCCGCCACAGCGACCGCTCATCGTGCTGGACACCAAGTCCACGGCCTTCGCCGCCGATCTGGATCGATTGGACAAGCTGAGTGCGAGGACGCACGACTCCGTCTATGTGTTCTATGTGAAG AGTGGTCAAACGAGTGCGCAGCAGATAATCGGCAACATGGCCGAGGAGCAGTCTGCCAGCCATGATCCGCACTTCGCCAGCATGCTGCAAACGCTGGGCTGGCCGGTACAGATTGCGGAACACTCTGGCTGGACGGGCTTTGCCCACAACTCGTGGTCGCTCAAGGGAACGCCCGAGGAGCAGCTAAAATCGACTGCCAGCGAGCTGAACTACAATGGCTCACAGAGAGTGCTCTACTGGGCGGACGTATCGTCGGAAATCGCCTTCGTGGTGCCGACGACGTGGAATCTGCGCTACAATAGCGATACTAGCGATAGTGGCAGCATCTCGAGCACGGACCAGATTGGCTCCAGCAATGTCTGGGCACGCGGAGAGGCCGACAGTGCGACTGGCCtggccaagtccaagtccaggAATCTTAGCCTAGAACTCGACACGAATCGCCGGGATGTCAAGGAGCCCGTGCCGCCGACGCGGCGAAAGGGAAATGTGACGAAACCCACGCTGCTGGCCCAGGCGCCAGCCAAGATCTTTCTGGTGTGGCTGGAGAGCTACGAGGATTACCTTAACTTTCCGCTGGAGGATCTGCTGGCCTACACGCGCACTGGCGAGGAGCTGCACACGCAGCAGCTGCCGCGCGCCTCCGACTGTCACGTGATCTTCGTGCATTCGCTGCTCTCGGGACTGCTGAGAGTCAAGTTGCAGGGACCGCCGGGAAGGATGagctttgccacgcccctggtCGATGGCATGGTCCTGAGCCGGCGCGTAGTCGGAAATCTGGTGCGACAAACGGCATTAAACATATCACGACGCCGCCGTCTGGACAATGATAA CTACCAACCGCCTCATGTGCGACGACGACTCAAGGTGCAGGACATTGTCCAGAAGTACAAAATGGATCTGAGCGAGGCCGAGCTGCTGGCCCATCTGTTCCAGCGCGCAATTTAG
- the LOC122623539 gene encoding ral GTPase-activating protein subunit beta isoform X2, giving the protein MYSEWASLSAQITANSCGAQCFSVLNKFPASAGREVVVSVVKQLGTNLGITQNAEPSHLVKDEEVKWCMDVICFGLSLPLQEHETIKDCVNVYCEWLTALHPQPRISVPKPICEDANLYARQIINHFHNLFVPRQGESADTIKRQAVLCHRVLRTLQQTAQISQLMDRQTWDTLLLFLLAINEILLAPPTVKDDVGDQLCERVLSVLFEVWLLACVRSFPSPSMWKTLQESCAMWRHRVALVDQWNRVNLALTARLLEFSYGPAFPQLKNADEDGQLIPIGMSNDCVAQTWYRFLRMIGNPTALCSPHIISKSSHFVQWALTHEKGAETHQHPCLQQLPQIFLNAMKGISSQVDAFLGVYQPPPQQTEGVVTNLLEIRHSLNEATSSTLQQFIHSSSATNIANHNQQNQPSHHHHYLHYPHLHLHGAGSFLRDNFMSNSASSALNAIMGHHGGHHHHHQHQQQQQQQQPQLQISASPTSSLATGGSAAVGSTSAGGSHSAGVVGSISFVAAESPGIAGQATASATPTPPLQRRLAKSFSVAPTITQQKGLSKTSLIGLTGGGGARNAISSSANTTAGSTGPGSGLEGSATAPAPTTPTSTSGPPSASSSINSLPLTSMGAGVELAVARPKCNSILHVFHEWLFEAAHIGGDTWRQNRKKQACEASKRPSSMIMEHRKGSISLSQPNSLNDPQSLPPTLTIDKYESGRAEAIGTLCKIFCAKKTGEEILPVYLARFYMALQQCLKITESRECDETLASILLHSSDLFRLDLDGINVLLPGFIAALEIVLPDKDLKLKTQSMVFNRTELRRSAINILLSIMVLPLHYQTLPIRDLTCETSEKMFTFIQLKSRLMNILMNALQVETDAQNTHMLLGGLLLCVQDAVTFEETELGGGNANLSHNSSGVQHHDANLLSSACSERSASLVSAGTASLGGQTTATMGAGSGSIRDTASAHDYPSLTISDDMSFEFGQELEGVTTYDNAHALFVRATYLVCHRLISSWKTDLNVSLAALELLSGLARLHIRETDALECKRAVKWICDYICYQCSRPPPAHSKDLHSTIVAAFQCTAAWLMQHPYLLQDKDCLQTVLEVVELGISGTKSQSKGTDIPKFKDEKELKPASMRVRDAAENLLTIILEQVGYFPSECGPESISSLLDELALMKHCNSLVPAAAASSEQAIAKFKYFVTENSTILALLEEPLGNDQDPQPTVTLLIRGPFGRHAWTMQLRHLPRSKSGIKYHAVNPGRPIPMNDVMQRLDSEQKNFPDGVDKVQPCVADYSIPTIEQMREQYGTAGIRELESMLENQSIHEKLAWAEADTSADSLSHAQECVPPAVCHEFHAARLFLSHFGFLGFETRNPQNPAEALGNPPQRPLIVLDTKSTAFAADLDRLDKLSARTHDSVYVFYVKSGQTSAQQIIGNMAEEQSASHDPHFASMLQTLGWPVQIAEHSGWTGFAHNSWSLKGTPEEQLKSTASELNYNGSQRVLYWADVSSEIAFVVPTTWNLRYNSDTSDSGSISSTDQIGSSNVWARGEADSATGLAKSKSRNLSLELDTNRRDVKEPVPPTRRKGNVTKPTLLAQAPAKIFLVWLESYEDYLNFPLEDLLAYTRTGEELHTQQLPRASDCHVIFVHSLLSGLLRVKLQGPPGRMSFATPLVDGMVLSRRVVGNLVRQTALNISRRRRLDNDNYQPPHVRRRLKVQDIVQKYKMDLSEAELLAHLFQRAI; this is encoded by the exons ATGTACTCCGAGTGGGCCTCGCTGTCCGCCCAAATCACAGCCAACAGCTGCGGCGCCCAGTGCTTCAGTGTCCTCAACAAATTCCCCGCCTCCGCCGGACGCGAGGTGGTCGTCTCTGTGGTCAAGCAGCTGGGCACCAACCTGGGCATCACCCAGAACGCAGAGCCCAGTCACCTGGTCAAGGACGAGGAG GTGAAATGGTGCATGGACGTGATCTGCTTCGGACTTTCGCTTCCGCTGCAGGAGCACGAGACGATCAAGGACTGCGTGAATGTGTACTGCGAGTGGCTGACGGCGCTGCATCCGCAGCCCAGGATCAGTGTGCCGAAGCCGATCTGCGAGGATGCCAACCTATATGCCCGCCAGATCATCAACCACTTTCACAACCTGTTTGTGCCGCGCCAGGGCGAAA GTGCAGATACAATTAAACGGCAGGCAGTGCTCTGCCATCGGGTGCTCCGAACCCTGCAGCAAACTGCGCAGATATCGCAGCTGATGGACCGGCAGACCTGGGATACGCTGCTCCTCTTTCTGCTGGCCATCAATGAGATCCTGCTGGCGCCGCCCACCGTCAAGGACGATGTGGGCGATCAGCTGTGCGAGCGAGTGCTCTCCGTGCTCTTCGAGGTGTGGCTGCTGGCCTGCGTTCGCAGTTTTCCCTCACCGTCGATGTGGAAGACGCTGCAGGAGTCGTGCGCCATGTGGCGCCACCGCGTGGCCCTCGTGGATCAATGGAATCGCGTGAACTTGGCCCTAACCGCTCGTCTGCTGGAGTTCAGCTATGGTCCTGCGTTTCCACAGCTCAAGAATG CCGACGAGGATGGCCAGCTGATACCAATTGGCATGTCCAACGACTGTGTGGCCCAGACGTGGTACCGCTTCCTGCGGATGATTGGCAATCCCACGGCCCTCTGTTCGCCACACATCATCAGCAAGTCATCGCACTTTGTGCAGTGGGCCTTGACGCACGAAAAGGGCGCTGAGACGCATCAGCATCCTTGCCTGCAACAACTGCCGCAGATCTTCCTCAATGCCATGAAGGGCATTTCCAGTCAGGTGGACGCTTTTCTAG gcGTTTAtcagccgccgccgcagcaaACGGAGGGCGTGGTAACGAATCTGCTGGAAATCCGGCACTCGCTCAACGAGGCCACCTCCTCGACGCTGCAGCAGTTCATCCACTCCAGTAGCGCCACGAATATTGCGAATCACAATCAGCAGAATCAGCCTAGCCATCACCATCATTACCTCCACTAtccgcatttgcatttacacGGTGCCGGTAGCTTTCTGCGCGACAATTTCATGAGCAACTCGGCCAGCTCCGCCCTGAACGCCATCATGGGTCACCATGgcggccaccaccaccaccaccaacatcagcagcaacagcagcagcagcagccgcagctcCAGATCAGTGCCTCGCCCACCAGCAGTCTGGCGACGGGCGGCAGCGCCGCCGTGGGCAGCACCAGTGCCGGAGGCAGTCACTCCGCCGGAGTCGTGGGCAGCATCTCCTTTGTCGCCGCTGAATCGCCGGGCATCGCCGGTCAGGCGACCGcctcagccacgcccacaccgccACTCCAGCGGCGTCTGGCCAAAAGCTTCAGCGTAGCGCCCACCATCACACAACAGAAGG GCTTGAGCAAGACCTCGCTTATTGGCCTcaccggcggcggcggtgcaCGCAACGCgatcagcagcagcgccaacaCCACCGCCGGCAGCACGGGACCGGGATCGGGGCTCGAGGGATCCGCCACTGCTCCGGCGCCCACAACTCCCACGTCCACGTCGGGTCCGCCGTcggcgagcagcagcatcaact CTCTGCCGCTGACTTCAATGGGAGCGGGTGTCGAGCTGGCCGTGGCCAGACCCAAGTGCAACAGCATTCTCCACGTATTCCACGAGTGGCTCTTCGAGGCGGCGCACATCGGAGGCGACACTTGGCGGCAGAACCGTAAAA AACAAGCATGCGAGGCCAGTAAGCGGCCATCGTCGATGATCATGGAGCACCGCAAGGGATCGATATCGTTGTCGCAGCCCAACTCCCTGAACGATCCGCAATCGTTGCCGCCCACGCTGACCATCGATAAGTACGAGTCCGGGCGAGCGGAGGCCATTGGCACGCTGTGCAAGATCTTCTGCGCGAAGAAGACGGGCGAGGAGATCCTGCCGGTCTATTTGGCCCGCTTCTACATGGCCCTGCAGCAGTGCCTGAAGATCACCGAGTCGCGGGAGTGCGACGAGACGTTGGCCAGCATACTGCTGCACTCGAGCGACCTGTTTCGCCTGGACCTGGATGGGATTAATGTGCTGCTGCCGGGCTTCATTGCCGCCTTGGAGATCGTACTGCCCGACAAGGACCTCAAGCTGAAGACCCAATCGATGGTCTTCAATCGCACCGAGCTGCGCCGCTCGGCGATCAACATACTGCTGTCCATCATGGTGCTGCCCTTGCACTACCAAACGCTGCCCATCCGGGATCTGACCTGTGAGACCAGCGAGAA AATGTTTACGTTCATCCAACTGAAGTCGCGACTCATGAACATCCTGATGAATGCCCTGCAGGTGGAAACGGATGCCCAAAACACGCACATGCTCCTGGGCGGCCTGCTGCTGTGCGTGCAGGACGCCGTCACCTTCGAGGAGACGGAACTGGGCGGCGGCAATGCGAATCTCTCGCACAACTCCAGTGGTGTGCAGCACCACGACGCCAATCTACTGAGTTCGG CGTGCTCGGAGCGTTCCGCTTCGCTGGTCAGCGCTGGCACGGCCAGCTTGGGCGGCCAGACGACGGCCACCATGGGAGCGGGATCGGGCTCCATACGCGACACCGCCTCCGCCCACGACTACCCCAGCCTGACCATTTCCGATGACATGTCATTCGAGTTCGGCCAGGAACTGGAGGGGGTGACCACCTATG ATAATGCCCATGCCCTGTTTGTGCGCGCCACGTATTTGGTGTGCCATCGACTGATCTCGTCGTGGAAGACGGATCTGAATGTCTCGCTGGCCGCCTTGGAGCTGCTGTCTGGCCTGGCCAGGTTACATATCCGGGAAACAG ACGCTCTAGAGTGCAAGCGGGCCGTGAAGTGGATCTGTGACTATATCTGCTACCAGTGCTCCCGTCCGCCGCCGGCGCACAGCAAGGATCTGCACAGCACCATTGTGGCGGCCTTCCAGTGCACCGCCGCCTGGCTGATGCAGCATCCGTATTTGCTGCAGGACAAGGATTGCCTGCAAACGGTCCTCGAGGTGGTGGAGCTGGGCATTTCGGGCACCAAGAGCCAGAGCAAGGGCACCGATATACCCAAGTTCAAGGACGAGAAGGAGCTAAAGCCCGCCTCGATGAGAGTGCGCGATGCTGCTGAGAATCTGCTCACCATCATACTGGAGCAAGTGGGCTACTTCCCCAGCGAGTGCGGCCCGGAGTCCATATCATCGCTGTTGGACGAGCTGGCGCTGATGAAGCACTGCAACTCCCTGGtgccggcggcggcggccagcaGTGAGCAGGCCATTGCCAAGTTCAAGTACTTCGTCACCGAGAACTCCACCATATTGGCGCTGCTCGAGGAGCCGCTGGGCAATGACCAGGATCCGCAGCCCACAGTGACAT TGCTCATACGCGGTCCGTTTGGCCGACATGCGTGGACCATGCAGCTGCGCCATCTGCCTCGCAGCAAGTCTGGGATTAAGTACCATGCCGTGAATCCTGGCCGGCCCATACCCATGAACGATGTGATGCAGCGGCTGGATAGCGAGCAAAAGAACTTCCCCGACGGCGTGGACAAAGTGCAGCCATGTGTGGCCGACTACTCCATACCGACCATCGAACAAATGCGCGAGCAGTACGGCACTGCCGGCATACGGGAGCTGGAGTCGATGCTGGAGAATCAGAGCATCCACGAGAAACTGGCCTGGGCGGAGGCGGACACCAGTGCGGATAGTTTGTCGCACGCCCAGGAATGTGTGCCGCCAGCGGTGTGCCACGAGTTCCATGCGGCGCGTCTCTTCCTCTCGCACTTTGGGTTCCTGGGATTCGAGACGCGGAATCCACAAAATCCAGCCGAAGCACTGGGCAATCCGCCACAGCGACCGCTCATCGTGCTGGACACCAAGTCCACGGCCTTCGCCGCCGATCTGGATCGATTGGACAAGCTGAGTGCGAGGACGCACGACTCCGTCTATGTGTTCTATGTGAAG AGTGGTCAAACGAGTGCGCAGCAGATAATCGGCAACATGGCCGAGGAGCAGTCTGCCAGCCATGATCCGCACTTCGCCAGCATGCTGCAAACGCTGGGCTGGCCGGTACAGATTGCGGAACACTCTGGCTGGACGGGCTTTGCCCACAACTCGTGGTCGCTCAAGGGAACGCCCGAGGAGCAGCTAAAATCGACTGCCAGCGAGCTGAACTACAATGGCTCACAGAGAGTGCTCTACTGGGCGGACGTATCGTCGGAAATCGCCTTCGTGGTGCCGACGACGTGGAATCTGCGCTACAATAGCGATACTAGCGATAGTGGCAGCATCTCGAGCACGGACCAGATTGGCTCCAGCAATGTCTGGGCACGCGGAGAGGCCGACAGTGCGACTGGCCtggccaagtccaagtccaggAATCTTAGCCTAGAACTCGACACGAATCGCCGGGATGTCAAGGAGCCCGTGCCGCCGACGCGGCGAAAGGGAAATGTGACGAAACCCACGCTGCTGGCCCAGGCGCCAGCCAAGATCTTTCTGGTGTGGCTGGAGAGCTACGAGGATTACCTTAACTTTCCGCTGGAGGATCTGCTGGCCTACACGCGCACTGGCGAGGAGCTGCACACGCAGCAGCTGCCGCGCGCCTCCGACTGTCACGTGATCTTCGTGCATTCGCTGCTCTCGGGACTGCTGAGAGTCAAGTTGCAGGGACCGCCGGGAAGGATGagctttgccacgcccctggtCGATGGCATGGTCCTGAGCCGGCGCGTAGTCGGAAATCTGGTGCGACAAACGGCATTAAACATATCACGACGCCGCCGTCTGGACAATGATAA CTACCAACCGCCTCATGTGCGACGACGACTCAAGGTGCAGGACATTGTCCAGAAGTACAAAATGGATCTGAGCGAGGCCGAGCTGCTGGCCCATCTGTTCCAGCGCGCAATTTAG